The proteins below are encoded in one region of Dehalobacter sp.:
- a CDS encoding DUF3102 domain-containing protein: MFQIPRQYRKLGHPIGPKNTQGSEEREELMNEVIDMNETMTVRTPQLIASEINLIKRQTHRIVLSSAIEIGRRLTEIKEQVKYGEWGRWLKEEVSYSQDTAEKMMRLYQEYGVKQLSIFTDGEPDQEIPELSFSQAYILLGVPEEERAAFITDTDVARTSTRELQKAIDDWNQARREKEQAEQKKAVLQQALEEEKEKSARLAQANAALDKNAQELFTAKSRLERKAENLQNEVTSIKKTTAYKSLNSLRKNLSSASTKVRANNIAFLYGELDRVVKELWFQLDKIKQSDPDTFVAYKDKVYEFLIQRARDEMWAKDIPEL; encoded by the coding sequence TTGTTCCAGATTCCGCGACAGTATCGGAAACTGGGACATCCTATTGGGCCAAAAAACACACAGGGAAGCGAGGAACGGGAAGAGCTTATGAACGAAGTGATTGACATGAACGAGACAATGACCGTACGGACGCCGCAGTTAATCGCGTCGGAAATTAACCTGATCAAAAGACAGACCCATCGGATCGTGCTCAGCAGCGCCATCGAGATCGGGCGGCGACTGACGGAGATCAAGGAGCAGGTCAAGTATGGGGAATGGGGCCGTTGGTTGAAAGAGGAGGTCAGCTACTCCCAGGATACGGCCGAAAAAATGATGCGCCTCTACCAGGAGTACGGCGTCAAACAGCTTTCTATCTTCACCGACGGCGAACCGGACCAGGAAATACCCGAACTGAGCTTTTCACAGGCCTACATCCTCTTAGGCGTACCGGAAGAGGAAAGAGCCGCTTTCATCACGGACACGGATGTCGCGAGAACGTCTACCCGCGAGCTGCAAAAGGCGATTGACGACTGGAATCAGGCCCGGCGGGAAAAGGAACAGGCCGAACAGAAAAAAGCGGTCCTGCAGCAAGCCCTGGAGGAGGAAAAGGAAAAGTCCGCCCGGCTGGCCCAAGCGAACGCCGCACTAGATAAAAACGCCCAGGAATTGTTTACGGCCAAGAGCCGGCTAGAGCGAAAAGCCGAAAACCTGCAGAACGAGGTAACCTCCATCAAAAAAACAACCGCTTATAAATCCCTGAACTCCCTGCGCAAGAACTTAAGCAGTGCGTCGACCAAGGTACGCGCCAACAATATCGCCTTTCTCTACGGGGAACTGGACCGGGTGGTCAAAGAACTGTGGTTCCAGCTCGATAAGATCAAACAAAGCGACCCGGACACCTTCGTTGCCTATAAGGATAAAGTCTATGAGTTTCTGATTCAGCGGGCGCGGGATGAGATGTGGGCAAAGGATATTCCGGAACTGTAA